The following are from one region of the Coffea eugenioides isolate CCC68of chromosome 2, Ceug_1.0, whole genome shotgun sequence genome:
- the LOC113763357 gene encoding protein THYLAKOID ASSEMBLY 8-like, chloroplastic isoform X1, whose product MALQLSLAAMAYVIRTQVFNFARKEIWYEPGISIFSDMILMLGKSSNIEMAEQLFGELEKEGLRPDTRTYTEMIGAYFRIKMIEKAMESNESMKGSGCVPDKLTFRILIKNLEKTGKKELIATVKKDCLSYIKYPEKFLEEVEKTYPKRRLLNVV is encoded by the exons ATGGCACTTCAGCTCTCTCTAGCTGCTATGGCATATG TAATCAGGACTCAGGTGTTTAATTttgcaagaaaagaaatttggTATGAACCGGGTATATCTATTTTCAGTGACATGATCCTGATGTTGGGAAAGAGTAGCAATATTGAAATGGCTGAACAGCTTTTTGGCGAGCTAGAGAAAGAAGGCCTAAGGCCTGACACCAGAACATACACTGAGATGATTGGAGCATATTTCCGTATCAAAATGATAGAAAAGGCAATGGAGTCAAATGAATCAATGAAGGGATCAGGTTGTGTTCCTGACAAGCTAACATTCAGGATCTTGATAAAGAACCTTGAAAAGACTGGCAAAAAAGAACTTATAGCTACAGTGAAGAAAGATTGTCTTTCCTATATTAAGTACCCTGAGAAATTTCTTGAAGAGGTTGAAAAGACATAC CCAAAGCGAAGGTTACTCAACGTTGTTTGA
- the LOC113763357 gene encoding pentatricopeptide repeat-containing protein At2g35130-like isoform X2 produces MILMLGKSSNIEMAEQLFGELEKEGLRPDTRTYTEMIGAYFRIKMIEKAMESNESMKGSGCVPDKLTFRILIKNLEKTGKKELIATVKKDCLSYIKYPEKFLEEVEKTYPKRRLLNVV; encoded by the exons ATGATCCTGATGTTGGGAAAGAGTAGCAATATTGAAATGGCTGAACAGCTTTTTGGCGAGCTAGAGAAAGAAGGCCTAAGGCCTGACACCAGAACATACACTGAGATGATTGGAGCATATTTCCGTATCAAAATGATAGAAAAGGCAATGGAGTCAAATGAATCAATGAAGGGATCAGGTTGTGTTCCTGACAAGCTAACATTCAGGATCTTGATAAAGAACCTTGAAAAGACTGGCAAAAAAGAACTTATAGCTACAGTGAAGAAAGATTGTCTTTCCTATATTAAGTACCCTGAGAAATTTCTTGAAGAGGTTGAAAAGACATAC CCAAAGCGAAGGTTACTCAACGTTGTTTGA